A single genomic interval of Lathyrus oleraceus cultivar Zhongwan6 chromosome 7, CAAS_Psat_ZW6_1.0, whole genome shotgun sequence harbors:
- the LOC127107333 gene encoding flavonoid 3',5'-methyltransferase has product MTSIQLEKSPVQTPATLKYILETSCYPKEHEQLKQLREATAHKFEGSWEHFMSVPIDEAQFLSILLKTMNAKKTLEIGVFTGYSLLATALALPSDGKITAIDVDREAYEVGLPFIEKAGVEHKVEFILGDALSVLHDLVDGKQEESFDYVFVDAAKDQYIKYHEQVLKLMRKGGIVAYDNTLWAGSVAMSEDDEMGDHIKPYRKPLIEFNKFIASDSRIESIILSVGDGLTLCRKV; this is encoded by the exons ATGACAAGTATACAACTAGAAAAGTCCCCTGTCCAAACTCCAGCAACTCTTAAG TACATCCTTGAAACAAGTTGCTATCCAAAAGAGCATGAGCAATTGAAGCAACTAAGAGAGGCCACCGCACATAAATTCGAGGGCTCATG GGAGCATTTCATGAGTGTGCCTATAGATGAAGCTCAGTTTCTGTCTATTCTTCTTAAAACTATGAATGCAAAGAAAACCCTAGAAATTGGAGTCTTCACTGGTTATTCTCTTCTTGCTACAGCTCTTGCTCTACCAAGTGATGGCAAG ATAACAGCAATTGATGTTGACAGAGAAGCATACGAGGTTGGATTGCCTTTTATCGAGAAAGCTGGTGTGGAGCACAAAGTTGAGTTTATCCTTGGAGATGCATTATCTGTTCTACATGATCTTGTTGAT GGAAAACAAGAAGAATCATTTGACTATGTTTTTGTGGATGCTGCTAAGGATCAATACATAAAGTATCATGAACAAGTGTTGAAACTGATGAGAAAGGGTGGAATAGTTGCATATGACAACACCTTGTGGGCTGGTTCAGTTGCAATGTCTGAGGATGATGAAATGGGTGATCACATAAAGCCTTATAGAAAGCCTTTGATTGAGTTCAACAAGTTTATAGCAAGTGATTCTCGAATAGAATCAATCATTCTTTCTGTTGGGGATGGTTTAACACTTTGTAGGAAGGTTTGA